TATTTGTTTTGGCTACTGTCTATCCCCCACACTAAAATGAAAGCTCCATGAGGATAAGAATTTTAGtttgcttctttcattcattaTTACATCATCAATATCCGTGCCTAGAAGAGTACCTGGCAGAGAGCCCACCTGAAGTAAGTATTTGTGGCTAAAGATAAAACaagtaaattaaaaagcaaatgggATCAAAGCAAGTCAAAGGGGCAGTTTTCCAGGGTGTAGCCCCAGTTACAAGTGCAAACGCTTCCAGGGAACAACTGTGCATTTTATTAGAGTGAAGCAGGCCAGCTGGGGGTGTGGCCAACTGGACTGCGACCTACCTAAGGCCCAGCTGCATGTTTCCTTGTTGGAATGAGGACCCCAATCCTCacgttgttgttgtcgttgttctGTTTCACTTTCAGGAGATGCCagaaacataaattttcattgtGTGAAATCTCTCAAATGTCTAAAGTacttaattaaaaacagaaaacaatgaaaacacaaacaaaacttgGAAGCTGAGATTGGTCCCTGGGCAGCCTGCTGGATTTTGTTGGACTGAATTGTGTGATGTATACAAGAAAATTAATCCCTGCTATGGTGAGGTAGGCTTTCCTTGTGTAATTCTTGAGGCAGTCAGCCTCAGGCCATGTTGGGTGCAGAGAATAAACTCTATTTACCGTCTTCTTTCAACTCCTGACAGCTCCTTGCATCTCCCACTATGCATGGAGTTAGGGTAACCTGGGCAGCAGGGGTCACCAGCACTCTTTCTTTGGGGTCAGAGGTATAATTTAGTGAAGGGTGTGGTTGCAGAAACCAGGGAGAGGGTTTTCAGATGGGCTACAGGAGAAAGACTGGGGAAAGgcaaggaggggaggaagagaaatACACAGATCTATCTTTGCATCAGACACCATAGTTCTGAGGGACTTGTAGTGGGTTGCTGCTCCCTCTTCCCACCAAACTTGACCCTTCCTTGTGACACTGTACAGCTGAATGAGTTATACCAAGTCACAACTCCCAGCCCAACTGCCCCATGGCATCTGCCTCACCTGGAAACAAAGAGCTGCACAGACTTCTATCACAGATTTCTGTGAGCTTGGGTAGGCAAGACTGGCCAACAGGTGCCTGTGAGGGGTATGCAGACACCAGCTTTGTGGGGAAGGTCTAACCAGAATGTGGACTATTGTGACAGCAGGCCTCTTTTAGTGGATTATTAGTCAGAACCACCTGTGGTTTCAGGCAGCTGCTGAAAGAAGTGTGGACAGTGAGGGACTCCCCATAACCTAGAGAGAAACACTAGGCTCAATCTTCTAATGTCCCTCGTCTCTAGATAGAAAACAAACATTCCATCAGAAGGAACCGGTGTGATGAGACTGCTGCACCTGAGTTCAGTAAGGTTCCATTTTCCTGgataaagtattttcaaatgcaAGATGGCACATCTCTTAAGTTCTGAGAGCTCCACTAACCCATTCTCTACCAAGATTGTTTATCTAGTGCAGGACAAATGTGAGGAGGCAGCCCACAGTCCTGCACATGTGGGGCACCACATTAGTGTGTTTAGGCTGAGGGCTGGGGTTCTGCTGGGTAGGAGTGTCCTGAACTCCCTGAAACAGGAAAAGCCCTATGGGTATAAACTTTGCTCCGGATTAACTTGACTGAGTCATCCCTGTCAGAATGCCATTCTAGGGAAACTCCAATGTATCTGGCATCTTTGACAGATGCCACTTCCTTTGTGCATAGAGCCAGGAAGAGCAATGTGGACACTACCAGAAGTCCAACATTTTCCTTGGCCTTCCCATCTCTCATGGGCCCCACACCCCACAACTCTTTTCCTGTATTCCTGTGTACTCCCTCTGTCAGTCTTTCTTCTTTGAATTCCTCCTTCCTCAGTGGCCCTCTTCTTCTAACTGCTCCAACACCCTAACCCACATAGTCTCTTCCTTTGTGTATCCTTTAGGCTCTCCTCAGATCCCTGTCAGGTTGATCCTTCTCCTCTTTACTCTGGACCTCTTCTAAGCTTCTTTGTGTTCCTCTCTACTCAATTTATTCCGTGTATTTTCCTCTAAGCCACAAGATCTCTGACATCTTTCCTTTCATGCCCCATCCACCAAACACACCCGATCTTTCCAACAAGACAAAGTGCTTACACACAGCATGTCATGTACACatgagtttgtattttttagagcaaAACAACAGttaatgctggcaaagatgttaGGTTATCAGGGATTCCATAAGCTTTCAATACACTGAAAGGCAACATTTTTTGCATGTCTACAAATTATACATTTGTTTCCACACATGTGCCAAATTTTACCCTAACAGTTAGGACTTTTTCACCAAATCATAGACATAGATATGGAAATCATCATCAAACTTGATGAAATACACAGAGGGTTTGGCTTCCACTTGGTGAATGACCATGCCGATCCTTTTGGAGCCATCTTCTTTGGTATATTCCACATGCTTACCTATCAGGCCATCTACAACTCCTCCTGGCTCCCTCTCTGTTGGAGGAGACTCACTGGATTCTGGCATGATGCGGAGGTCACCTTCCTTATAATCATCTAGAAGCTGATACATGTACAAGACAGGATCTTTCTCATAGGTAATATAAAACCAGGCTTTCATGATAGGTGCTTGAGCTAAGACCATGCCCCTCCATTCATCCTTAGAACCATGCTCTCCCTCAAACATGTGTTCCACTGCTTTGCCAATTATAGTATTTGCAAGGTTGGCATCACTAACATGAGATGATGCCACCCTGTCAGAAAGAATTTTAAGAGACAAAACTCTTTCATCTCTGTGAAGTTCCAGTCCATAGACACAGTCAATTCCATCATATTTCACCAGATAAAGAGAGGGATTTATAGGCACCTGATCCAGAACGGTTCCTTTCCACTGGGTGATGGGCTCATCTCCTTCTTTCCATCCATGAGAAATTCTGCAGCCCACGATGTTCCTGCGGGGCTGGGATGAAGGTCTGCCTCTCTGCTTCTTTTGGGagacttttttctttgtcatgttTGCAGACCCAGTGGCCCGTCCTGCAGCTGCCCTGGTTGGTTGTCCTTCGGCTTCCTGTGCGTTGGGGGTCTTCATGCCTgctgggggaggagagaggataGAGAGACATAGCCAGTGTGCCACGAGGCAAACTTTTCCCTATAGCCATATCTGGATATACTCTGCGCTAGTGCCTAAGGTTCCCCTAGGAACCTGGAAGCAATGCTGGAAATCTGGCTGCATTCCTGCAGTGCTCTCCCTCTTAAGTTCCTTTGGGCTGTGGGGaaaggctggagtggtgcagtagAGCTGTCTGGGGTTAGGAACTCTGCAGAAGTGGCTGGGCCACGTTGTCCTAGCTCAGAGCCTACTGCCCTCCCCGAACTCCTTGCTGCCACTGGCGTCCACTCCCAATCCCCTGCAAAGCGGCCTTGACCGGCACCCActgccctccttccttccctgagTGTCCCAGCTGCTGTCCACAACAAACCCTAACCACTTCCCTGGTACCCACCGCCCTTGCTTCCTGGCGCTCACCTTCAAATCCTTGTCTGGCTCCCGTTCCTACCCCCTTTTCATGTAGCTCACCacactccccc
The nucleotide sequence above comes from Piliocolobus tephrosceles isolate RC106 unplaced genomic scaffold, ASM277652v3 unscaffolded_37404, whole genome shotgun sequence. Encoded proteins:
- the LOC111535183 gene encoding spindlin-2B isoform X1, translated to MKTPNAQEAEGQPTRAAAGRATGSANMTKKKVSQKKQRGRPSSQPRRNIVGCRISHGWKEGDEPITQWKGTVLDQVPINPSLYLVKYDGIDCVYGLELHRDERVLSLKILSDRVASSHVSDANLANTIIGKAVEHMFEGEHGSKDEWRGMVLAQAPIMKAWFYITYEKDPVLYMYQLLDDYKEGDLRIMPESSESPPTEREPGGVVDGLIGKHVEYTKEDGSKRIGMVIHQVEAKPSVYFIKFDDDFHIYVYDLVKKS
- the LOC111535183 gene encoding spindlin-2B isoform X2; the encoded protein is MKTPNAQEAEGQPTRAAAGRATGSANMTKKKVSQKKQRGRPSSQPRRNIVGCRISHGWKEGDEPITQWKGTVLDQLLDDYKEGDLRIMPESSESPPTEREPGGVVDGLIGKHVEYTKEDGSKRIGMVIHQVEAKPSVYFIKFDDDFHIYVYDLVKKS